The following are encoded together in the Pelosinus sp. IPA-1 genome:
- a CDS encoding suppressor of fused domain protein, with amino-acid sequence MTLDEYKKRASEEEDWAPGWEAIDEMFEKLYPNQKPTHFGAVLTSRAIFGGDEYVDGYSIYQSSNGYMHLLTYGMTELYVDEEAFGGEWSRWGYEMTIKLKEDSVEDCKWAIDMLSNLARYTYTKKRFFEPMQYIAGNGTSLHIGFESAITALFVVNDTECNGIDTVHGRVEFMQLVGITQRELEVLKEDHTQASVLYENMKKDNPCLITDMKRINSYL; translated from the coding sequence ATGACTTTAGATGAATATAAAAAGCGTGCATCAGAAGAGGAAGATTGGGCACCGGGATGGGAAGCAATTGATGAGATGTTTGAAAAACTATATCCTAATCAAAAACCTACACATTTCGGGGCTGTATTGACAAGCCGTGCTATATTCGGCGGAGATGAATATGTAGATGGCTATAGTATTTATCAATCATCAAATGGCTACATGCATCTATTGACTTACGGAATGACAGAGCTTTACGTAGATGAAGAAGCGTTTGGTGGTGAGTGGAGCCGATGGGGTTATGAAATGACTATAAAACTTAAAGAAGATTCGGTGGAGGATTGTAAATGGGCGATAGATATGCTATCTAATCTCGCTCGATATACATACACAAAGAAAAGGTTCTTTGAACCAATGCAATACATTGCTGGTAATGGTACTTCTCTTCATATAGGATTTGAATCTGCAATTACAGCACTTTTCGTTGTAAATGATACTGAATGCAATGGAATTGATACTGTTCATGGCAGAGTGGAATTTATGCAATTAGTTGGAATTACACAAAGGGAATTGGAAGTACTGAAAGAGGACCATACACAAGCAAGTGTACTTTATGAAAATATGAAAAAAGATAATCCGTGCTTGATTACAGATATGAAGCGTATAA